The following are from one region of the Verrucomicrobiales bacterium genome:
- a CDS encoding protein kinase encodes MAVSLTPVPDRSADFEELEEDLPKAFGDYLLESRIARGGMGVVYRARHLPLNRVVALKMLIGGGFAGREALLRFKAEATAAAQLHHPNIVTLYEVGEIEGLPYLSMEFVDGQDLSWLVHGGSIAPKQAARWLRDVALAVQHAHEQGILHRDLKPSNIIIDPFDQPKVTDFGLARQTGSERNLTVSGQALGSPGYMPPEQARGDHSATGPASDVYSLGAVLYHLLTGRPPFLGDSIPAILAQVETLEPIPPGRLNPTIPRDLQTLCLKCLEKPPHRRYASAQELGDELTRFLSNVPIRAQAVSPLERAWRWSRRHPAIALLTFALTLAVLLGACGVLWQWRRAEAERVTASTNADVAARNEYAADLNAASSAIERGDLPEGRRLLARHDPQQQGRDLRGFEWYFLSRRAQGDELLEIKAHGSTVCAVQVSPDGQWVASGGMDHSVWLHRFPSMETVAEWKIDTVGWFVEITPDSSRLLTPWKHDRIALWNRSTRERIRDFPGRLASLARTKPWVAISTASPWFFEPAGEISVWDYESGERLETLPFIGRAISLSPDGALLAAGGKKNSVIVWDRQARRKRFEATTPGVPWTLRFSNDGRYLAAATMDRRIQLWDLAAPNDSGRGRSSESEDEAAVKETPARAATMLEEGHWLKAWAVTFAPDNRTLLSTSSDRSLRLWSVPDLQPLGLWHGHYDEVWCGAFSPDGQRIITGGKDARLMVWNPSIRGEAAYPTSMYHAAVPFSPDGKRFLTFEQGKDISRTRLLSRDRLDQPLAEIQAYEIFAAFSPDGGSVYSLPGSKGAMSVRSGHDLTLQREILLEDCPGYARTDFHGQGFNPGAQICYAIGTNGQASLWDTSTGKRLRSFSTRRLPTYRTALSQDGTWLALSQTFPYDAFLYNTFTGEEKVLTGHTEYVKGLNFSPDGTQLATAGVDARIKLWEVSTGREIQTLIGHLQEVSDVAFSPDGKTLASIEGTTQFKLWRLDTYREVTAISKPESGWNIGFTPDGAALVIERHNKTIELLYVQPIDGSLSAAPAPQASMYRGSGE; translated from the coding sequence ATGGCGGTTTCGTTGACGCCGGTTCCCGATCGATCCGCGGACTTCGAAGAGCTTGAGGAGGATCTACCCAAAGCGTTCGGTGACTACTTGTTGGAAAGCCGGATCGCCCGCGGTGGAATGGGGGTGGTCTACCGGGCCAGGCATCTGCCCCTGAACCGAGTCGTGGCCCTCAAGATGCTCATCGGAGGCGGCTTTGCCGGACGGGAAGCCTTGCTGCGATTCAAAGCGGAAGCCACCGCCGCCGCCCAACTGCATCATCCCAACATCGTCACTCTCTACGAAGTGGGGGAGATTGAGGGTCTGCCCTATCTGTCCATGGAGTTCGTCGATGGACAAGACCTCAGCTGGCTGGTCCACGGCGGCTCCATCGCCCCCAAACAAGCCGCCCGCTGGCTTCGCGATGTGGCCCTGGCCGTCCAGCACGCTCATGAGCAGGGAATTTTGCATCGCGATCTCAAGCCCTCCAACATCATCATCGATCCCTTCGACCAACCGAAGGTCACCGATTTCGGCCTAGCCCGGCAAACAGGGAGCGAGCGAAATCTCACGGTGAGCGGTCAGGCCTTGGGTTCGCCCGGATACATGCCGCCGGAACAGGCGCGCGGTGATCACTCGGCAACGGGGCCGGCCAGCGATGTGTATTCGCTCGGCGCGGTGTTGTATCACCTACTGACCGGACGCCCCCCCTTCCTCGGTGACTCCATTCCCGCCATCCTGGCCCAAGTCGAAACCCTGGAGCCGATCCCGCCCGGACGCCTGAATCCGACAATCCCGCGCGACCTGCAGACCCTGTGCCTCAAGTGCCTCGAGAAACCTCCGCATCGTCGCTACGCCAGCGCCCAGGAACTGGGCGATGAACTGACCCGCTTCCTTTCCAACGTGCCCATTCGGGCTCAGGCCGTCAGCCCGCTGGAAAGGGCCTGGCGTTGGAGTCGTCGGCACCCCGCCATCGCCCTACTCACCTTCGCCCTCACTCTGGCCGTCCTGCTCGGAGCATGCGGAGTGCTGTGGCAATGGCGAAGAGCCGAGGCGGAGCGAGTAACGGCCTCGACGAACGCGGACGTGGCCGCCCGGAATGAATACGCCGCCGATCTCAATGCCGCTTCGTCCGCGATTGAGCGCGGCGATCTGCCGGAAGGACGGCGTCTGCTGGCGCGCCACGACCCGCAGCAACAGGGTCGCGATCTGCGCGGCTTCGAATGGTATTTCCTGAGCCGCCGAGCGCAAGGGGACGAACTGCTTGAGATCAAGGCCCACGGCTCCACGGTCTGCGCAGTCCAAGTTTCGCCCGACGGCCAATGGGTGGCGAGCGGAGGCATGGATCACTCGGTCTGGCTGCACCGGTTTCCATCGATGGAAACCGTCGCGGAATGGAAAATCGACACGGTGGGCTGGTTTGTCGAGATCACCCCCGATAGTTCACGGCTGCTCACTCCATGGAAACATGACCGGATCGCGCTGTGGAATCGAAGCACCCGGGAGCGCATTCGCGACTTCCCCGGCCGGCTCGCCAGCCTAGCCCGAACCAAACCCTGGGTGGCGATCAGCACCGCGAGCCCCTGGTTCTTTGAACCGGCGGGTGAAATCAGCGTCTGGGACTACGAGTCAGGTGAGAGGCTCGAAACCCTCCCGTTCATCGGACGCGCCATCAGCCTTTCTCCCGACGGAGCTTTGCTGGCCGCCGGCGGCAAAAAGAACAGCGTCATCGTGTGGGACCGCCAAGCCCGGCGAAAGCGGTTCGAGGCAACCACTCCGGGCGTGCCCTGGACCTTGCGCTTCTCCAACGACGGACGATATCTCGCCGCCGCCACCATGGACCGAAGGATCCAGCTCTGGGACCTGGCAGCCCCCAACGACTCAGGCCGGGGGAGGAGTTCGGAGAGCGAAGACGAAGCGGCAGTTAAGGAAACACCGGCGCGCGCCGCCACCATGCTCGAGGAAGGACACTGGCTCAAGGCTTGGGCGGTGACCTTTGCCCCGGACAATCGCACGCTCCTCTCCACGAGCTCGGATCGGTCGCTGCGGCTCTGGTCGGTTCCCGACCTCCAGCCGCTGGGCCTCTGGCACGGGCATTACGATGAGGTGTGGTGTGGCGCCTTCAGCCCCGACGGTCAACGGATCATCACTGGAGGCAAGGATGCTCGGCTCATGGTCTGGAACCCGTCCATCCGGGGCGAAGCGGCCTACCCGACCAGCATGTATCACGCAGCGGTGCCGTTTTCGCCCGATGGCAAGCGATTCCTCACCTTCGAACAAGGGAAGGACATTAGCCGCACCCGCTTGTTGAGTCGCGATCGCTTGGACCAGCCTTTGGCCGAGATTCAAGCTTATGAAATCTTTGCCGCGTTTAGCCCCGATGGCGGTTCGGTGTACTCCCTGCCTGGTTCGAAAGGCGCGATGTCCGTCCGCTCCGGACACGATTTAACTCTGCAGCGGGAGATCCTCCTCGAAGATTGTCCGGGCTATGCTCGAACCGACTTTCATGGACAAGGCTTCAACCCAGGCGCCCAGATTTGCTACGCCATCGGAACCAACGGGCAAGCCAGTTTGTGGGACACCTCCACCGGCAAGCGGCTCCGATCGTTCTCCACCCGACGTCTGCCAACTTACCGAACCGCACTCAGCCAAGATGGCACTTGGCTGGCTCTGAGCCAGACTTTCCCCTACGACGCGTTTCTCTACAACACGTTTACCGGGGAGGAAAAAGTGCTCACGGGACACACCGAGTATGTGAAAGGACTGAATTTCTCGCCGGATGGCACCCAACTCGCCACGGCGGGAGTGGATGCACGCATCAAACTATGGGAGGTGAGCACCGGTCGAGAGATCCAAACACTGATCGGGCATCTGCAGGAGGTGAGCGATGTCGCTTTCTCGCCCGACGGGAAAACTCTGGCAAGCATCGAAGGCACCACCCAGTTCAAGCTCTGGAGGCTGGATACCTACCGGGAGGTGACCGCCATCAGCAAACCCGAGAGCGGCTGGAACATCGGCTTCACGCCGGACGGCGCTGCGCTGGTCATCGAACGACACAACAAAACCATCGAACTGCTCTATGTTCAACCGATCGATGGTTCGTTGAGCGCCGCACCCGCGCCCCAGGCTTCGATGTATCGGGGAAGTGGCGAGTGA
- a CDS encoding alpha-galactosidase encodes MPSRHLFTRIRATLTLLIISGSLHLSAASRPNPLPESLRANPGEVVRVLEGESSEALRLNHRWAGNRCRWTLRNTGTHSVHVREVVLFDLAHGLSGSTPVYGEGFQMLSQTAGTLASPQDVGSYTDRGHYRLPEPAGSRTVYGMIMVAPPEFDRTLVAFSSCRRFNGKFHFNGQRLQAVLETENLELAPGKSWELEELVVLSGAKRDMLFDGLASAISRNHARLKHNPVPTGWCSWYCFGPRVTAQNIADNLDWSAKNLPELRYIQIDDGYQPWMGDWLDTGKAFGGDVRGVLRQIRERGFEPAIWVAPFIASEQSRLFREHRDWFVKDDHGQPLRSDRVGFGGWRLGPWYSLDGTHPEAQRWLEDLFRTLRQEWGCTYFKLDATYWATIPGGHRHDPHATRVEAYRRGMEAIRRGAGKSLIMGCNHPIWPSLGLIHASRSSLDIERNWASFTSIGRENLLRGWQNGRLWWNDPDCVVLHDGGSADVMDAGGKPTTTGKVPDHEYQFHATLIYATGGMLLSGDDLTKITPRRAAMLKKLVPPTGVCARFDDDRFEVGITQLNDRLMVSVFNWGDQPVPRTFQLPKRSRLTDYWTGEDLGVHEGEYRIASLPPHSARLLVAKPVR; translated from the coding sequence ATGCCATCGCGCCATCTTTTCACTCGGATCCGAGCGACGCTGACCTTGCTCATAATCAGTGGCTCTCTGCATCTCAGCGCCGCTTCGCGACCGAATCCCCTCCCCGAAAGCCTGCGTGCTAACCCAGGTGAGGTCGTGCGGGTGCTCGAAGGCGAAAGCAGCGAGGCTCTTCGGCTCAACCACCGCTGGGCTGGGAACCGCTGCCGCTGGACCTTGCGCAACACCGGAACCCACTCGGTGCACGTTCGGGAAGTGGTTCTCTTTGACCTGGCTCACGGGCTGAGCGGAAGCACCCCCGTGTATGGCGAAGGATTCCAGATGCTCTCCCAAACCGCCGGAACGCTGGCCAGCCCTCAGGACGTCGGCTCCTATACGGACCGGGGTCACTATCGACTCCCCGAGCCTGCCGGCTCGCGGACTGTGTATGGCATGATCATGGTGGCTCCGCCCGAGTTCGATCGCACGCTGGTAGCTTTTTCATCGTGCCGCCGTTTCAACGGCAAATTCCACTTCAACGGACAACGCCTACAGGCCGTCCTGGAAACCGAGAACCTCGAGCTGGCCCCCGGCAAATCGTGGGAGCTGGAAGAATTAGTAGTCCTCTCTGGAGCCAAGCGCGACATGCTTTTCGATGGGCTCGCCTCAGCCATCTCGCGCAATCACGCGCGACTCAAGCACAACCCGGTGCCCACCGGATGGTGCTCCTGGTATTGCTTCGGGCCCCGGGTGACAGCGCAGAACATCGCCGACAATCTCGACTGGAGCGCCAAGAATCTGCCGGAGCTGCGCTACATCCAGATCGACGACGGTTACCAACCCTGGATGGGAGACTGGCTGGATACTGGCAAAGCGTTTGGTGGAGATGTCCGCGGGGTCCTGCGACAAATCCGCGAACGCGGATTCGAGCCCGCGATCTGGGTGGCACCGTTTATCGCCAGCGAACAGTCGCGCCTCTTTCGAGAGCATCGAGATTGGTTCGTTAAGGATGATCACGGCCAGCCTCTGCGCTCGGATCGTGTCGGCTTTGGCGGCTGGCGCCTGGGCCCGTGGTATTCTCTGGATGGCACCCATCCGGAAGCGCAACGCTGGCTGGAAGACTTGTTCAGGACTCTGCGTCAGGAGTGGGGTTGCACCTATTTCAAGCTGGACGCCACTTATTGGGCGACCATCCCGGGGGGACATCGCCACGATCCGCATGCGACGCGGGTGGAAGCGTACCGACGCGGGATGGAAGCCATTCGTCGAGGCGCCGGGAAAAGCCTGATCATGGGCTGCAACCACCCCATCTGGCCCTCGCTCGGACTCATCCACGCCTCCCGCAGTTCCCTCGATATCGAGAGAAACTGGGCGAGCTTCACAAGCATCGGACGAGAGAACTTGTTGAGAGGCTGGCAGAACGGGCGGCTGTGGTGGAACGATCCCGATTGCGTCGTGCTCCATGACGGAGGCTCGGCGGATGTCATGGACGCGGGCGGCAAGCCGACCACGACCGGCAAGGTCCCCGATCATGAGTATCAATTCCATGCTACCTTGATCTACGCCACCGGAGGCATGCTGCTGAGCGGGGATGATCTCACCAAGATCACGCCCCGGCGGGCCGCCATGTTGAAGAAACTGGTTCCCCCAACAGGCGTCTGCGCGCGCTTCGATGACGACCGATTCGAAGTCGGGATCACTCAGCTCAACGATCGCCTGATGGTCTCCGTGTTCAACTGGGGTGATCAGCCCGTCCCGCGCACGTTCCAACTACCTAAACGGTCCCGGTTGACCGACTATTGGACCGGCGAAGATCTGGGCGTGCACGAAGGCGAATACCGCATCGCGTCGCTACCACCCCACTCCGCCCGTTTGCTGGTGGCGAAGCCAGTGAGGTAA